One segment of Desulfuromonas acetoxidans DSM 684 DNA contains the following:
- a CDS encoding alpha-2-macroglobulin family protein, translating into MAGLVGSVSWQAPPWLTILNLQRREKPGRFYLRLLLAVLVIGGIVGGGVYYALQPQPLQVVARVDGPGIMANDDLATPDQLVIDFVYDDQQRSSQPIPDGYPSVARIDLVDQPVEQGIRLTPALRGQWQWRGDATLAFTPEEPWPAGTEMTAEFDASIFSAETRLAERRVTFTTPTLTVTPASMTFYQDPQQSSVRKVVATLRFSYPVDEQSLREHIRLGMRPSGASAQTALQPVAYELSFDKRQREAYLHSVPLALPDETNTMQLQVLAGVAPATGGAASTKDVAAKVAIPDRYSYLKVTQARSQIVRNDQQEPQQVITLEFTDDIDRAELLGKLQVFVLPNANSRYWSGPRQVTAAVLKESQPLTLEMIDNPRPASKLYNFVIDVDQDCQLYLRIGEGLTSVNDFVHSSFYDTLLRAPDYPQELSIMGEGAMLSRSGAHQLSLLARGLQAVKVEVGKLLPHQINHLVSQSRGDIKDGYFSNYNFDENNITALSEQVLPLQKVHPAKANYAAVDLSSYLPDRQDQFGLFFVTVTGWDPVNKRQLGHIRDRRVILVTDLGLLVKDQADDSHLLFVQSIRSGKPVAGAKVRLLGRNGVPLFERTTGADGNVSFPSTKGFEESQQPTAYVVESGADLSFIPFARYQRQLNYSSFNVGGVRSNQHRRDNLNAFVFTDRGIYRPGDTAHLGFIVKDNQLGNVEGMPLEVAVRSPRGNEVWSQRLMLPAMGFFDEEFASQPTSETGTYQVALYLVRDGKYRDRMIGSGNFRIEEFQPDTLKIESRLLDVPSKGWSTASALTAEVHLRNLFGTAAQQRKVTGRLQVTPARFSFRDYQGFVFTDPYYDPEQAALSVNEPLDSLTTDNDGVARFELPLQRFARGTYQLTLTVEGFEPGGGRSVTAQNRTLISPCTTLLGYKSDGALNYIHKDKPRSLELIALNSELTPVAADHLQVRLITVETLSTLVKQPNGTFKYQSVKREKPGEATALTLQAGAQNYPLPTATPGDYILEIVDDAGLKLARVPFTVVGHGNLTGELERNAELKLALDRKDYRAGDTIEMSITAPYRGAGLITIESDQVHAFKWFKTDTTSTLQTITVPKDLEGNAYVNVAFVRDAASKEIFTSPLSYAVQPFTIDRSRRELQVDVTVPELARPGKALPVAVTVSKPSRLVVFAVDEGILQVAGYTTPQPLDHFLKKRALEVETLQILDLILPEFALVKEVSASGGGFAAKRMKALAANLNPFTRQVEKAAVFWSGIVDAGPDATTVNFDLPDSFSGNLRVMSVAVSEQALGVAQQDTVVRGPFVLTPSVLTQAAPGDTFEVSVGVANVLEGSGDALPVTLSVESVGPLQIKGSTTQTLTIDEGSEQVARFQVQAGEQPEAAQLIFTATAGDERSRRRSGISLRPAVPYRTTMHCRSGDDGRIDLPVTRALLTPLAEQKVAASVSPLVLVDGLSHYLDHFPHGCTEQVVSQVFPSIGLLAYPRLVGERDALQKRIDVLISRLRQRQRSDGAFTFWPGGREAAPFPSLYVMHFLLETRQFGFTVPHDMLARGEDYLRQIAYQSTSDLADSRLRVYAIYLLTRMGQVTTNALVDVQTTLDGKKVDWHQDITAAYVAASYQLLRKQNEAEQLIDGYRLSESKTEDFVTFQSPLTRDAQYLYLLCRHFPQRARQVDGDRVLRLIDPVFRGRYNTLSASYTILALGAYSTLTNPQGEDGRIRLLAKTEQEQPLDVALKPFATADVPLTAHEVLVRSHQRLFALLSQAGFDSTLPTEVVREGLEVQRRMVDDDGNAVTTLQQGQEVTVELTIRALGRVRDNIAVIDLLPGGFEVLRDSVPRTAVGWRADYVDVREDRLVFYGRFDTRVRTLTYRAKATAAGNFVVPALYAESMYDRSVHASALPGRVEVVATP; encoded by the coding sequence GTGGCAGGGCTTGTGGGTTCCGTGAGCTGGCAGGCGCCACCGTGGTTGACGATTCTCAATCTGCAGCGTCGGGAAAAGCCGGGCCGGTTTTATCTGCGTCTGTTGCTGGCAGTGCTGGTGATCGGCGGCATTGTCGGTGGTGGCGTTTATTATGCTCTGCAGCCGCAACCGCTACAGGTGGTGGCACGAGTGGATGGCCCCGGCATTATGGCCAACGATGATCTGGCGACACCTGATCAGCTGGTCATTGATTTTGTTTATGACGATCAGCAACGCTCTTCCCAGCCGATTCCCGATGGATATCCCTCTGTCGCGCGCATTGATCTGGTCGATCAGCCGGTGGAGCAGGGCATTCGCCTGACACCCGCCCTGCGTGGCCAGTGGCAATGGCGTGGTGATGCCACGTTGGCGTTTACCCCGGAGGAACCGTGGCCCGCCGGAACGGAGATGACCGCCGAATTCGATGCGAGTATTTTCAGTGCCGAAACCCGTTTGGCTGAACGTCGCGTCACCTTTACTACGCCGACATTGACCGTTACCCCGGCATCCATGACTTTTTATCAGGACCCGCAACAGTCCTCGGTGCGCAAAGTGGTGGCCACTCTGCGCTTTTCCTATCCGGTGGATGAGCAGAGTTTGCGTGAACATATCCGCCTCGGCATGCGCCCGTCCGGTGCCTCGGCGCAAACCGCGTTGCAACCGGTGGCGTATGAACTCAGTTTTGATAAACGGCAGCGTGAAGCCTACCTTCATTCCGTTCCTCTGGCGTTGCCGGATGAGACCAACACCATGCAGCTGCAGGTTCTGGCCGGTGTCGCGCCTGCGACGGGCGGGGCAGCCAGCACCAAGGATGTGGCGGCCAAGGTGGCCATCCCGGATCGCTACAGTTATCTGAAAGTGACTCAGGCGCGCAGCCAGATCGTCCGCAACGACCAGCAGGAGCCGCAACAGGTGATCACCCTGGAGTTCACCGATGACATCGACCGCGCTGAACTGCTCGGCAAACTGCAGGTGTTCGTCCTGCCGAACGCCAACAGCCGCTATTGGAGTGGCCCGCGTCAGGTGACCGCTGCCGTGCTCAAGGAATCGCAGCCGCTTACTCTGGAGATGATCGACAATCCGCGCCCGGCCTCTAAACTCTACAATTTTGTCATTGATGTGGATCAAGACTGCCAGCTCTATCTGCGTATTGGTGAGGGGTTGACCTCGGTCAACGATTTCGTTCACAGCTCGTTTTACGACACCCTGTTACGGGCACCGGATTATCCGCAGGAGCTCAGTATCATGGGCGAGGGGGCGATGTTGTCACGCTCGGGTGCTCATCAGCTCAGTCTGCTGGCGCGCGGCCTGCAAGCAGTCAAGGTGGAGGTGGGCAAACTGTTGCCTCACCAGATCAACCATCTGGTCAGCCAGAGTCGCGGTGACATCAAGGACGGTTATTTCAGTAATTACAATTTTGATGAAAACAACATCACCGCGTTGAGCGAGCAGGTGTTGCCGTTGCAAAAGGTCCATCCGGCCAAAGCCAATTATGCCGCCGTGGATCTCAGCAGCTATCTGCCGGATCGACAGGATCAGTTCGGCCTGTTTTTCGTCACCGTCACCGGCTGGGACCCGGTTAATAAACGGCAACTCGGCCATATCCGCGACCGGCGGGTGATTCTGGTCACCGATCTCGGTTTGCTGGTCAAGGATCAGGCCGATGACAGCCATCTGCTGTTTGTTCAGTCGATCCGTAGTGGCAAGCCGGTGGCCGGAGCCAAGGTGCGCCTGCTCGGCCGTAACGGTGTGCCGCTGTTTGAGCGCACCACCGGCGCCGATGGCAACGTCAGCTTCCCCAGCACCAAAGGCTTTGAAGAATCGCAGCAGCCCACCGCCTATGTGGTGGAGTCGGGCGCTGATTTGTCGTTTATTCCGTTTGCCCGTTATCAGCGCCAGCTCAATTACTCGTCGTTCAATGTCGGCGGGGTGCGCTCCAATCAGCACCGCCGCGACAATCTCAATGCCTTTGTGTTCACTGACCGTGGCATTTACCGTCCTGGCGACACGGCGCATCTCGGGTTTATCGTCAAGGATAACCAGCTCGGCAATGTCGAGGGCATGCCCCTGGAAGTGGCAGTGCGTTCGCCGCGCGGCAACGAAGTGTGGTCGCAACGGCTGATGCTGCCGGCGATGGGTTTTTTCGATGAAGAGTTTGCCTCGCAGCCGACCTCGGAGACCGGCACTTATCAGGTGGCCCTGTATCTGGTGCGCGACGGCAAATACCGCGACCGCATGATCGGTTCCGGCAATTTCCGCATTGAGGAGTTCCAGCCCGACACCCTGAAAATCGAAAGTCGCCTGCTCGATGTGCCGAGCAAAGGCTGGAGTACAGCGTCGGCGCTGACCGCCGAGGTCCATCTGCGCAATCTGTTCGGCACCGCCGCGCAGCAGCGTAAGGTGACTGGGCGCTTGCAGGTCACACCGGCGCGGTTCAGTTTCCGCGACTATCAAGGGTTTGTGTTTACCGATCCCTATTATGACCCGGAGCAGGCAGCGTTGTCCGTGAATGAACCTCTGGACAGCCTCACCACCGATAACGACGGCGTGGCCCGCTTTGAATTACCGCTGCAGCGCTTTGCCCGCGGCACCTATCAACTGACCCTGACCGTGGAAGGCTTTGAGCCGGGTGGCGGGCGCAGTGTCACGGCGCAGAATCGCACCCTGATCTCGCCCTGTACCACACTGCTCGGTTACAAGAGTGACGGTGCGCTCAATTATATCCACAAGGATAAGCCGCGCAGCCTGGAATTGATCGCGCTGAATAGCGAACTGACCCCGGTGGCCGCAGATCATCTTCAGGTGCGACTGATCACCGTGGAAACCCTGTCGACGCTGGTTAAGCAGCCCAACGGCACGTTTAAATACCAGAGTGTGAAACGGGAAAAACCCGGAGAGGCCACAGCGCTGACGTTACAGGCCGGAGCACAAAACTATCCACTGCCGACCGCGACGCCGGGAGACTACATTCTCGAAATTGTCGATGATGCCGGGTTGAAGTTGGCTCGCGTGCCGTTCACCGTGGTTGGTCATGGCAATCTCACCGGCGAACTGGAGCGCAACGCCGAGTTGAAACTGGCGCTGGATCGCAAAGATTACCGGGCCGGTGACACCATTGAGATGAGCATCACCGCACCCTATCGCGGTGCCGGGCTGATCACCATTGAGAGCGATCAGGTGCATGCCTTCAAGTGGTTTAAAACCGACACCACCAGTACTCTACAGACGATCACGGTCCCGAAAGATCTGGAGGGCAACGCCTATGTCAACGTGGCGTTTGTGCGTGATGCGGCGTCCAAAGAGATCTTTACCAGCCCGTTAAGCTACGCGGTGCAGCCGTTTACCATTGACCGCAGTCGCCGTGAGTTGCAGGTCGATGTGACGGTGCCGGAGCTGGCTCGTCCGGGCAAAGCCCTGCCGGTGGCGGTCACCGTGTCCAAGCCGTCGCGGCTGGTGGTGTTTGCCGTCGATGAAGGCATTCTTCAGGTCGCGGGCTACACCACGCCGCAGCCGTTGGATCATTTTCTCAAAAAACGTGCCCTTGAGGTGGAGACCCTGCAGATTCTCGATTTGATTCTGCCGGAATTCGCTCTGGTCAAAGAGGTGTCGGCCAGTGGCGGCGGTTTTGCCGCCAAACGGATGAAGGCGCTGGCCGCCAATCTCAATCCGTTTACCCGTCAGGTGGAAAAGGCGGCGGTATTCTGGTCGGGCATTGTCGATGCCGGGCCGGACGCTACCACTGTCAACTTTGACCTGCCGGACAGCTTCTCCGGCAACCTGCGGGTGATGTCGGTGGCCGTCAGCGAACAGGCGCTGGGCGTGGCCCAACAGGATACCGTGGTGCGCGGGCCGTTTGTGCTGACACCGAGTGTGTTGACTCAGGCCGCTCCCGGCGACACCTTTGAGGTGAGTGTTGGTGTGGCCAATGTGCTGGAAGGTTCGGGAGACGCCTTGCCGGTGACGTTGAGCGTTGAAAGCGTTGGTCCGTTGCAGATCAAAGGATCGACCACACAGACGCTGACCATCGATGAAGGCAGCGAACAGGTGGCGCGCTTCCAGGTGCAGGCCGGGGAGCAGCCCGAAGCGGCGCAACTGATCTTTACCGCCACGGCGGGAGATGAACGGAGTCGTCGCCGCAGCGGCATCAGTCTGCGTCCGGCGGTGCCGTACCGTACCACCATGCACTGCCGGAGTGGCGATGATGGCCGCATTGATCTGCCGGTGACACGCGCCTTGCTGACGCCGCTGGCCGAGCAGAAGGTGGCGGCCAGTGTCAGTCCGCTGGTGCTGGTGGATGGCCTGAGCCATTATCTTGATCATTTCCCCCATGGCTGCACCGAACAGGTGGTCAGTCAGGTGTTCCCGTCCATCGGCCTGCTGGCCTATCCGCGGCTGGTCGGCGAGCGTGACGCGTTGCAAAAACGGATCGATGTGCTGATCTCGCGGTTGCGTCAACGCCAGCGCAGTGATGGGGCGTTTACCTTCTGGCCCGGTGGTCGTGAAGCGGCACCGTTCCCGTCGTTGTACGTGATGCACTTTCTTCTTGAGACACGTCAATTTGGTTTTACGGTGCCGCACGACATGCTGGCGCGTGGGGAGGATTATCTGCGCCAGATCGCCTACCAATCCACGAGCGATCTGGCCGACTCGCGGTTGCGTGTTTACGCCATCTATCTGCTGACCCGCATGGGCCAGGTGACCACCAATGCACTGGTGGATGTGCAGACGACACTGGACGGGAAAAAAGTCGACTGGCATCAGGACATCACCGCGGCTTATGTGGCGGCGTCCTATCAATTGCTGCGTAAACAGAATGAGGCGGAACAGCTCATCGATGGCTACCGACTCAGCGAGAGTAAGACAGAAGATTTCGTCACCTTCCAGTCGCCGCTGACCCGTGATGCCCAGTATCTCTATCTGCTGTGTCGGCATTTCCCGCAGCGGGCGCGTCAGGTCGACGGCGACCGTGTGCTGCGTCTGATCGATCCGGTGTTCCGTGGCCGCTACAATACCTTGTCCGCCTCGTACACCATTCTCGCCCTTGGCGCCTATTCCACCCTGACCAACCCGCAGGGGGAGGATGGGCGAATTCGTCTGCTGGCCAAAACGGAACAGGAGCAGCCGTTGGACGTGGCCTTGAAGCCGTTTGCTACCGCCGACGTGCCGCTGACCGCCCACGAGGTGCTGGTGCGCTCCCACCAGCGGCTGTTTGCCCTGCTGTCCCAGGCCGGTTTTGACAGCACCTTGCCGACTGAGGTGGTGCGCGAAGGCCTTGAGGTGCAGCGGCGCATGGTGGATGACGACGGTAACGCCGTCACCACACTGCAGCAGGGCCAGGAGGTCACCGTCGAGCTGACCATCCGCGCTCTGGGCCGTGTCCGTGACAACATTGCCGTGATCGATCTGCTGCCCGGCGGCTTTGAGGTGCTGCGCGATTCCGTGCCCCGCACCGCCGTGGGCTGGCGCGCCGACTATGTGGATGTGCGTGAGGATCGGCTGGTGTTTTACGGTCGGTTCGACACCCGGGTGCGGACCCTGACTTATCGCGCCAAGGCGACGGCGGCGGGGAATTTTGTTGTTCCCGCCCTGTATGCCGAATCGATGTATGACCGCAGCGTTCATGCCTCGGCGCTGCCGGGTCGTGTTGAGGTGGTTGCCACGCCATGA
- the pbpC gene encoding penicillin-binding protein 1C produces MRRRRWLWAVTGLLLVTALGYALVPKPALSRYQSESRAYFDSRGRLLRLTLADDDRYRLHVDLDEVAASLRQATLLYEDRDYYQHPGVDPLALLRAAWTTYVTRDRRVGASTITMQVARLRWRLDTRDLWGKLVQIARAVQLTRHYSKDDIFQAYLNLASYGGNIEGVEAASLIYFDKHANALTLPEALSLSVIPQNPVKRSPTTTQGLSHLLEARSHLFQRWCQFHPDAVSQQVFFDLPPQFRSPQKLPFAAPHFITWLDQQLPTLRHGAVNTTLNRDVQNTVEQLTAAYLERRAPAGLDNAAVLVVNSATMAVEAMLGSADFWDDGIDGQVNGTTAKRSPGSTLKPFVYGLAMDQGLIHPLTMLKDSPHRFAGFSPENYDQKFLGPVFARDALILSRNVPATVLQARLTEPGLHGWLQQAGVEGLRAAEYYGLALSLGSAEVTMVELVRLYALLANGGEFKPLRSLMEQPQHQGKNLLSPEASFLVLDILRDNPPPQRQELLGQVGGGVEVAWKTGTSFAFRDAWAVGVSGPYVIAVWLGHFDGHGNPALIGRQAAGPLLFDLFEALGHGQGWTATERLKPGLLNLRKVAVCREDGALPNPLTPHTVPTWFIPGVSPIQVSQLHRQVAVDRNTGLRACRAEAGRTEMNVYEFWPSDLLRIFRLAGVALAVPPPFEPGCSLQEVAQSGAAPRITAPVAGVTYQLRSDRLDDETIALTAITDGDVQTLYWFADDGYLGSCAADEPFLWQARPGEVVLRVVDDHGRAAQKTIQVALVRDSR; encoded by the coding sequence ATGAGGCGGCGGCGCTGGTTATGGGCCGTGACCGGATTGTTGCTGGTCACGGCCCTGGGTTATGCGCTGGTGCCAAAACCGGCATTGAGCCGCTACCAGAGTGAGTCGCGTGCCTATTTTGACAGCCGGGGGCGGTTGCTGCGCCTGACCCTGGCCGATGATGATCGCTATCGGCTGCATGTCGATCTGGACGAGGTGGCGGCATCCCTGCGTCAAGCGACCTTGCTCTACGAAGATCGCGATTACTACCAGCATCCCGGCGTCGATCCGTTGGCGCTGTTGCGCGCGGCCTGGACCACCTACGTGACCCGAGATCGGCGGGTGGGGGCGTCGACCATCACCATGCAGGTGGCGCGGCTGCGCTGGCGTCTCGATACCCGTGACTTGTGGGGCAAGCTGGTGCAGATCGCTCGCGCCGTGCAGTTGACCCGTCATTATTCCAAGGACGACATCTTTCAGGCCTATCTCAATCTGGCCAGCTACGGCGGCAACATTGAAGGGGTGGAGGCGGCCAGTCTGATCTATTTCGACAAGCACGCCAACGCCCTGACCCTGCCCGAGGCGCTGAGCCTCAGTGTCATCCCGCAAAACCCGGTCAAACGTTCGCCGACCACCACCCAAGGCCTGTCTCATCTGCTGGAGGCACGCAGCCATCTGTTTCAGCGCTGGTGTCAGTTTCATCCCGACGCCGTCAGTCAGCAGGTGTTCTTCGATTTGCCGCCGCAATTTCGCTCTCCCCAGAAGTTGCCGTTCGCCGCACCGCACTTCATCACCTGGCTCGATCAGCAGCTCCCCACCCTGCGCCATGGCGCAGTCAACACCACGCTCAACCGTGATGTGCAGAACACCGTCGAACAGTTGACCGCCGCCTATCTCGAACGGCGCGCGCCTGCCGGACTCGACAACGCCGCCGTGCTGGTGGTCAACAGTGCCACCATGGCCGTGGAGGCGATGCTCGGCTCAGCGGATTTCTGGGATGACGGCATTGACGGGCAGGTCAACGGCACCACGGCCAAGCGCTCCCCCGGCTCAACCCTCAAACCGTTTGTCTACGGGCTGGCCATGGACCAAGGGCTGATCCATCCGCTGACCATGCTCAAAGATTCGCCGCACCGTTTCGCCGGGTTCAGCCCGGAAAACTACGACCAGAAATTTCTCGGCCCGGTGTTTGCCCGTGATGCCCTGATCCTCAGCCGCAACGTGCCGGCCACGGTACTGCAAGCCCGATTGACTGAGCCGGGGCTGCACGGTTGGCTGCAGCAGGCCGGGGTCGAGGGGTTGCGCGCTGCTGAGTATTACGGGCTGGCGTTGTCGCTGGGCAGCGCGGAAGTCACCATGGTGGAACTGGTGCGCCTGTACGCGTTGTTGGCCAATGGTGGTGAATTCAAGCCGCTGCGCAGCCTGATGGAACAACCGCAACACCAGGGCAAGAATTTACTCAGCCCGGAAGCGTCGTTTCTGGTGCTGGATATCTTGCGCGATAATCCGCCGCCGCAGCGCCAGGAACTGCTGGGGCAGGTGGGCGGCGGTGTCGAGGTGGCGTGGAAGACCGGCACCTCGTTTGCCTTTCGCGATGCCTGGGCGGTGGGCGTGTCCGGCCCGTACGTGATTGCCGTGTGGCTGGGGCATTTCGATGGCCACGGCAATCCGGCGCTGATCGGGCGTCAGGCCGCCGGGCCGTTGCTGTTTGATCTGTTCGAAGCGCTGGGCCACGGCCAGGGCTGGACGGCGACGGAGCGTCTCAAGCCCGGTCTGCTCAATCTGCGCAAGGTTGCGGTGTGTCGCGAAGACGGAGCGTTGCCCAATCCGTTGACGCCGCATACGGTGCCGACCTGGTTTATCCCCGGCGTATCGCCGATTCAGGTATCGCAGTTGCACCGTCAGGTGGCGGTTGATCGCAACACCGGCCTGCGTGCCTGCCGCGCTGAAGCGGGGCGCACCGAAATGAACGTCTATGAATTCTGGCCCTCGGATCTGTTACGTATTTTCCGCCTTGCCGGAGTGGCCTTGGCCGTGCCGCCGCCATTTGAACCCGGCTGCAGCCTGCAGGAGGTGGCCCAGTCCGGTGCCGCGCCACGCATCACCGCGCCGGTGGCCGGGGTTACCTATCAGCTGCGCAGTGATCGCCTTGACGACGAAACCATCGCCCTGACGGCCATTACCGATGGCGATGTGCAAACGCTGTACTGGTTTGCCGATGACGGCTATCTTGGCAGTTGCGCCGCTGATGAGCCGTTCCTGTGGCAGGCGCGTCCGGGGGAGGTGGTGTTGCGCGTGGTCGATGATCACGGCCGCGCGGCGCAGAAGACGATTCAGGTTGCCTTGGTGCGTGATTCTCGGTGA
- a CDS encoding FeoA family protein: MELSLRTLNVNEKARITQLSASGEMARRLRDMGLTPGTQLEVTGRAPLKDPVALRLRDFTLTLRNNEADHIMVERLENN, translated from the coding sequence ATGGAACTGTCACTACGCACCCTCAACGTCAATGAAAAAGCCCGCATCACCCAGTTGTCCGCCTCCGGTGAAATGGCTCGTCGTCTGCGCGATATGGGGTTGACCCCCGGCACCCAACTGGAAGTCACCGGCCGCGCCCCGCTCAAAGATCCCGTCGCTCTGCGCCTGCGCGACTTCACCCTCACCCTGCGCAACAACGAAGCTGATCACATCATGGTCGAACGATTGGAGAACAACTGA